The Nostoc sp. 'Lobaria pulmonaria (5183) cyanobiont' genome window below encodes:
- the psbQ gene encoding photosystem II protein PsbQ has protein sequence MVRQRSIFSFFLVLLATFLISCGGPGVAVAPPTYTAVQLEKIQAYVPEIQAVRDRSQELTTLIKQGDWINVRNFIHGPITEAKLNLTYVTPNLLPKDQPAARQITRDFFKDLVKLDKATSAGNPLVALNQSQAAFADIDKFLDLLPKTSREAEAS, from the coding sequence ATGGTGCGTCAACGCTCGATTTTTTCATTTTTCCTAGTACTATTGGCCACATTCCTGATTAGTTGTGGTGGCCCTGGTGTTGCGGTGGCACCTCCGACTTACACAGCAGTACAACTTGAAAAAATTCAGGCTTATGTTCCTGAAATTCAGGCTGTACGAGATCGCTCACAAGAGTTGACAACTCTAATAAAACAAGGTGATTGGATCAATGTGCGTAACTTTATACATGGGCCCATAACAGAAGCAAAGCTGAATCTGACTTATGTCACTCCCAACCTTCTACCCAAAGACCAACCCGCAGCACGTCAAATAACGCGAGATTTTTTTAAAGACCTGGTTAAACTCGATAAAGCTACTAGTGCTGGCAATCCTCTAGTTGCCTTGAACCAATCCCAGGCTGCTTTCGCAGACATTGACAAATTCCTCGACCTGCTTCCTAAGACCAGCAGAGAAGCAGAGGCAAGTTA